A segment of the Candidatus Methylacidiphilales bacterium genome:
GCCCTGGTGGCGAAGCTGGCAGCGGCCAGGGTCAGTGTGGCCGTGCGCCACAATCGCGAGGGCGCACCCCACCTGCGTGTGGCCCCGCATTTTTATTCCACCGAGGCCGAAATTGACCGTCTGGCCGAAGTGCTCGAGAGCTCCTGAACCTCAAATCAAACCAAGGGCGCGCAGGGTGGCGTGGTTGATTTCGCCTGTCGGGCGGAGGCCGCGGTCGTATTGGAATGCGGCCAAGGCAGCGCGGGTCCGGGGACCGGCCACTCCATCGACCCCGCCCACCACATAGCCCCGGCGGGACAAAGCCACCTGCACATCGGCGACCAGATTGGTGCGATAGACTGGCGCCCGCCGCACGGGAACGGCGTAATAGGGCTGCGGCGCCAGATTGAAGAAAAGGGAAAATCCCGAAGACCGGTGGTGGTCTCGGTCGCGGTCCCGGCGATGGCACTCTTGGTGACCATGACGACGTCCATCCCCACGGTGATCCTTGCCGTCCCGATCGCGATCTCCGTCGCGGCCCGCCTGGAGCGGGGAGGCGGGGAGCAGCACCAGGGCAACAATCGACAGAACCAAGGCCAGAGTGGATAGGGGTTTCACAGGTTGTATGACGCCGGCAGTGCTTCGGTGATTCACTCCTTACGGAAGACAGCCGCCCGGCTCAGGTTTCGGCTGGGGCCGCTCCCAGCCGCGCACGCAATGCGCTCAACCGGCTGGAAGCCACCTCCCCTTCCACCTTGACCCGTGTCGAGGCGGTGGTCTGGTGCTCGACGCCCTCTTCGGGCAGCTCATCCAGGAAGACCGAAGGATGGCGGGGCTCCTCCTTGCCATAACGACGGCGTGACTGGCAACGGGTCAGGGTCAGCCATTTCTTGGCCCGGGTGATGCCGACATAAAACAGGCGCCGTTCCTCTTCCAGATTGCCTTCCAGCTTCACGCGGTCATGCGGCAGCAACCCCTCTTCAACCCCGACCAGATAGACCCGGGTGAACTCCAGTCCCTTGGCCCCGTGCAGGGTCATGAGGGTGACGCCATAGCCGTCGTCTTCTTTTTCCTCCTCCTTGTCCGCACTGTCCAACAACATGGTGTCGATAAAGGCGTTCAGGTCGCCCAATTCCTTGGCCTGGTGTTCGGCCAGGGCGTTGACCAGGCCCTGCACGTTCTCACTGCGCGAGGCGTGTTCTTCGGGATCTTTGCTCGTGCGCTTGAGGTCCTCCTCGTAACCGATGTCCTTGAGCAGGGCTTTGAGCACCCCGGCCCAATCACCGGGCAGGGCGAATTTTCCCTGGTACTCATGGATGATGGTGCGGAACGAGGTCAGGCCGGGATAGGCCCGCGGGAAAACCAGGGAAAGGTCGCCCTGCATGACCCGCCAGATGGAACTTCCGGCCTCGCGGCTGCGCCGGGTCAGTTCTTCCATGGTGGTCGTGCCCACGCCCCGCGCGGGAAGGTTGACCACCCGCAGGAGGGCGCCGTCGTTGTCAGGATTGGCGATGACCTGGAGATAGGCCAGGATGTCCTTTACTTCCCGGCGTTCGTAGAAGTTCTGTCCACCGATGATGCGGTAGGGGATGCGGAGCTTGCGCAATTCCATTTCAAACAACCGCGACATGTGGTTGGCGCGGTAAAGCAGGGCCATGTCCTCCCAGCGCAGGACATGTTCCTCGCGCGCGCGCAGGATGTCCGCGGCCACCCAGGAGGCCTCATCCTCGTCGTTCTGCGCCAGCATGACCCGGATGGGGTCGCCCGGAAGCCCTTCGGCCCAGAGTTTTTTGTCGTGCCTCCGGGCGTTGTGGGCGATGACCTGGTTGGCCGCGGCCAGAATCCGCGGGGTGCAGCGGTAGTTCTGCTCCAGCTTGATGGACTTCCCCCCCGGAAAACGCTGGGAAAACTCCATGATGTGGCTGTTTTCCGCCCCGCGCCAGCTGTAGATGCTCTGGTCGTCGTCACCGACCACGCAGACATCGTGGTCGTCGGAAGCGAGCTGGCGGACGATGTCGAACTGGAGCCGGTTGGTGTCCTGATACTCGTCGACCATGAGAAAACGGTGCCGGGCCCGCAGTTCCCCGCGCACCTCCGGGAAGCCCTCCAGGAGATCGACCATCAACAAAAGCAGGTCGTCGAAGTCCACGGCGTTGCGCGCCTTGCACTCTTCCTGGTAGCGGCGGTAGACCCGGGCCAGCAGGGCATCACTCCCGGCGGTCTGTTCGGGACGCAGCCCGCGGTTCTTGGCCAGGCCGATGAGGAATTTGATCTTGTTCATCTCCTGGTCGCCGCCCTTGACCGCGGCCCCGAGGATTTTTTTGAGGATGCCCGCCTGGTCGCCCTCGTCGAGGATGGTGAAGTTCTTTTTGTAATCCAGCTTCTCAATGTGCTCGCGCAACACCCGGACGCAGAAAGAATGGAATGTCCCCGCGAACAACAACCGGGTTTCCTCCGGCGGGCGCATCCCCTGGACCAGCTTCTGGTAGCGTTCCTTCATCTCCCGCGCCGCTTTGTTGGTGAAAGTAAGCGCCAGAATATGCCGCGGCTCCACACCCTCGGCGATGAGGTGGGCCATGCGGTGGGTGATGACTTTGGTCTTGCCCGTGCCCGCCCCGGCCAGGATCAGGACCGGGCCGCGCAAGGTCGTCACGGCTTCACGCTGCTGGGGATTGAGGCCTTGGAGGAGTCGGGACACGCGGCGAGGCTAAGGGCAGGCAAGCTCTTGTCAAAAGGCGAGTGGACGATAAAATCCCCTTCGCATGAAGCGGAGCCGTGGCATCGCCATCATCGACTCCCGCTTGGATTTCCCCCCGGTGGAAGAAGCGCGACCCGATGGGCTCCTGGCCGTCGGGGGCGACCTCTCTCCCGAGCGCCTGCTGTTGGCCTACCAAAGCGGAATTTTCCCCTGGTCATCCGATCCCATCACTTGGTGGTCGCCCAATCCCCGTTCCATCCTGCCGGTCGGTGGCTTGCACGTCTCCCGTTCGCTGGCCCGAACCCTGCGCAGGCAAATTTGGCAATACACCTTTGACACCGCTTTCGAATCCGTGGTGCGGGCCTGCGCTTCCCCGGCCCCCGGCCGGGAAGAAACCTGGATCGAGGAAGCCATCATCCGGGCCTACACCGCCCTGCACCACCGGGGACATGCCCACAGCATTGAAGTCTGGCAGGACAGAACGCTTGTCGGCGGCATCTATGGCGTGGCCTTGGGTGGTTTTTTCGCGGGCGAGTCCATGTTCCACCGTGCCGACGATGCCTCAAAGGCCGCTTTGGTGGTGCTCATGGAACATCTCGAGAAACTGGGGTTTTCTTTGTTCGATACCCAGGTCGCCAGCCCGCTGACCCGACAGATGGGGGCGGTTGACATCCCACGACCGGAGTACCTCGTCCGTCTCCAACAGGCCCTGACGGCTAACGTGGCCTTCCGGGCCTGATCCTAGCCTCCCCGAGCCGTAAGTATGCAGTTGCTCACCGCGAAGAGATTCGGGGTTGGATCACTTCTTAAGATCTTCAATGCCAAAAGTTTCTGCTTCGTGCTCTTCGCGTCCTTTGCGGTGAACGGCTTTGATCCGGCTCAGACGTCATCCTCCCGGCGGATGTCGTCGACCGACTCGGCCACGCGCCGCATTTCATCCGGAGCCAGACGGCCGGCATCGGCCACCCTGTCCACGGTTTCAGAAATGATTTGATAGGCCGAGCGGGCGATCAAGCACACGATCAAAACCGCGCAGACGGTGTCCAGCATGGGCCATCCCAACTTGGGCGTGAACAGACCGAGACAGGCCAGCAATGTGGTCAGGATGTCCGAGCGGGTATGGGCGGCATCCGCGGCCAGGATCGGACTGTCCAGTTCGGCCGCACGCGAAGACTCGAAGCGCGACAGCCAGAAATTCACCCCCAGGGTAGACAGGAGAAAGAGAACGCCCCCCCAGGAAAAGTGCGGCATCGGCGAAGGACGGGTCAGACGGGTGAAGGCCGATCCCAGGATTTCCCAGCAACTCAACAACAACAATCCGGCCAGCAACAATGTACCCAGCACCTCGAATTTGCGGTGCCCGCAGGGATGCCGCGGATCGGGCGGCAACGCCGCCACGTGGATGGCAATGAGCCCGACCACGCTTCCGGCCCCGTCCATCACCGAATGCAGACCGTCGGACATCACCCCCAGACTACCCAGGCTCCATCCCAACAGCAGTTTGCCCGCGGCCAGGACGAGGTTGACCGCCAGCGCGATGAAAAGCACACGCTGGATACGCGGATAGCGGGCCTCCATGCCCCGATCTTTCCGAGCCCCGGGCTGGCTGGCAACCTTATTCCAAACCCATCCCTCCCGGCCCCACTCCCATCTCGCCTTGAATCCTGCACAACCCCCTGTGTAGGCTCCCTCCGTGGCTTCCGTCAGCAGCACCCGCGCCCAGGATCTGGTCTACACTTCGAATTACGTCGAAGGCGAGATGACCATCGGCGATGTGAAATCGTGGTTCCAAGCCCAGATCTCCGTGGTCAGCCTCGGCGTCATCACCAAGAGCGGTGGATTCGGCCTCATCACCCGCAGCCACCTAGGCCAACAACTCATCGGCCAGTCCCAAAAACCCGCATTCCTCCAGCAGGCGATTTCCGAAATCATGATCACCTCGCCCCTCGTGGTCAACGCCTCCCACGAACTCGACACGGTGGTCATGAGGCTGTTCACCGAAAAATCACGCGATGAGGAGTTTTTCCACGACATCCTGGTGCGCGAGGGCAACCGTTTCATCGGCCTGATCTCGGTCCGCGACCTGCTGGTCAGTCACTTTGAGAACCTGGCCCACAAACTCACCGCCATGGAGGCCCAGCTCCAGGCGCTGGCCCAAAAAAACAAGGAACTCTTCGCCAACAGCTTCCGCGTCGGCCACCAAGAGGGTCTTTACAAACAGGCGCTCGAGTCCGTCCCTGTCCCGGT
Coding sequences within it:
- a CDS encoding peptidoglycan-binding domain-containing protein, coding for MKPLSTLALVLSIVALVLLPASPLQAGRDGDRDRDGKDHRGDGRRHGHQECHRRDRDRDHHRSSGFSLFFNLAPQPYYAVPVRRAPVYRTNLVADVQVALSRRGYVVGGVDGVAGPRTRAALAAFQYDRGLRPTGEINHATLRALGLI
- a CDS encoding UvrD-helicase domain-containing protein, which produces MSRLLQGLNPQQREAVTTLRGPVLILAGAGTGKTKVITHRMAHLIAEGVEPRHILALTFTNKAAREMKERYQKLVQGMRPPEETRLLFAGTFHSFCVRVLREHIEKLDYKKNFTILDEGDQAGILKKILGAAVKGGDQEMNKIKFLIGLAKNRGLRPEQTAGSDALLARVYRRYQEECKARNAVDFDDLLLLMVDLLEGFPEVRGELRARHRFLMVDEYQDTNRLQFDIVRQLASDDHDVCVVGDDDQSIYSWRGAENSHIMEFSQRFPGGKSIKLEQNYRCTPRILAAANQVIAHNARRHDKKLWAEGLPGDPIRVMLAQNDEDEASWVAADILRAREEHVLRWEDMALLYRANHMSRLFEMELRKLRIPYRIIGGQNFYERREVKDILAYLQVIANPDNDGALLRVVNLPARGVGTTTMEELTRRSREAGSSIWRVMQGDLSLVFPRAYPGLTSFRTIIHEYQGKFALPGDWAGVLKALLKDIGYEEDLKRTSKDPEEHASRSENVQGLVNALAEHQAKELGDLNAFIDTMLLDSADKEEEKEDDGYGVTLMTLHGAKGLEFTRVYLVGVEEGLLPHDRVKLEGNLEEERRLFYVGITRAKKWLTLTRCQSRRRYGKEEPRHPSVFLDELPEEGVEHQTTASTRVKVEGEVASSRLSALRARLGAAPAET
- the aat gene encoding leucyl/phenylalanyl-tRNA--protein transferase, whose translation is MKRSRGIAIIDSRLDFPPVEEARPDGLLAVGGDLSPERLLLAYQSGIFPWSSDPITWWSPNPRSILPVGGLHVSRSLARTLRRQIWQYTFDTAFESVVRACASPAPGREETWIEEAIIRAYTALHHRGHAHSIEVWQDRTLVGGIYGVALGGFFAGESMFHRADDASKAALVVLMEHLEKLGFSLFDTQVASPLTRQMGAVDIPRPEYLVRLQQALTANVAFRA
- a CDS encoding cation diffusion facilitator family transporter; translation: MEARYPRIQRVLFIALAVNLVLAAGKLLLGWSLGSLGVMSDGLHSVMDGAGSVVGLIAIHVAALPPDPRHPCGHRKFEVLGTLLLAGLLLLSCWEILGSAFTRLTRPSPMPHFSWGGVLFLLSTLGVNFWLSRFESSRAAELDSPILAADAAHTRSDILTTLLACLGLFTPKLGWPMLDTVCAVLIVCLIARSAYQIISETVDRVADAGRLAPDEMRRVAESVDDIRREDDV